The Procambarus clarkii isolate CNS0578487 chromosome 24, FALCON_Pclarkii_2.0, whole genome shotgun sequence genomic interval ccttacaagcagaacttattgcagaaggaggaaagaatcgaggcaactacagaagcaccatactgtcccccgagcttagagcggcagctaaaagccttcgtgagaacaaggagatagttgtcaggagaggtgacaagtcgccaatatatgtcattcttaaaaaagacgaatatctggcgaaaatgaacatcatactctctgaccaaactaagttccaaagggtaacgaaggacactacagccgaattaaaagcaaaggtcaacaaactgatcgaaactgtgaacgccaagaaatccggactccacctgccaaagatcattggggaatataaacctggatatgcgtatggaaatgtcaagacgcacaagcctggaaacccacttcggccaatcattagccagatacccacacccacgtacagattggcaaagcgactcaacggcctgctgactccttatgttccttgcgccttcagcctgaagtctccaaaggaatttgtggacttactgcggggcgcacgggccacagggataagagcctcgttggacgtagaatcgctgtttaccaacgtacctgtggacgagacaatcggaatgatagccgacagagtgtatcgtgatccagcctgtactcctcttgacatgccagaaagtattctgaggaaactactccaagcttgtactaaagaggcacccttcttgagcccggatgggcatatgtataagcaagtagatggggtcgctatgggttctcccctaggtgtcctgtttgcaaacttctacatgggtaccatcgagcaaagagtcttagtcgacatgaacttgaaaccggccatatactgcaggtatgttgacgacatttttacacaggtacctgatgtcagacatctgcaggagctgaaggaggcatttgagcagagttccgtgctgcgtttcacttacgagacggaaaaggatgggaagctgccttttctagatgtaacagtcatggaaaagggcggaggtttccacactgcagtctacacaaaggaaacaaacataggaatgtgcctaaatgccaacagcgactgccctgacaggtacaagaggagtgttgttaacgcatacgtcgaccgtgctctcagccacagctcagaatggaagcaagtcgacgaagaactctgtagggtaaggcaggttctagtcaataacggcttctccaatggtttcatcgaagacatcataagaaggaaagtgaaaagccatgcaacctccgaagagacaactaacacaacacctgtaccccctattagactattttacaggaacttcttttccacagctcataaaacagaggaaagggtcctgaaagatattgttaatagaaacgttatccctacagacaaaaatcagaggatacaactgacgatttactataaaaccagaaaaacggccagcctactcatgagaaactctccagacacgaaacagaacgctttaaaagagactaacgtcgtctatgccttcaaatgcccacttggggactgtaagctccaaaaaacccagtatataggcaagacaacaacatctctttctaggcgtttaacgatgcataaacaacagggctccattaaggaacatataatctcttcccataaccaaaccatcgccagagaaatcctagtaaacaacacagaaatcatcgatagatacagcgatagcaggcggcttgacgtttgcgaggcactacacatcaagaagtcaacaccagcaatcaacagccaattattgcacaactatattctacccacctcaagactccgctccaatatagaagcatcaagaaatatggaccaataggctttctacaaacacttctattcaatatccattgtttcgtgttctgtcttgtgttgatacttttaataccctattaatatcctctaatgccacatcatccttcccacctcactcaaatgtaatgccacatcacccttcccacctcactcaaatgtagatataaaatcagggaaacgcaagttctaatcagttgtgtatttgtgaagtctttgaaaatgtaacaagttttacgaaacgcgcccgtgtcgcgtcagactagaaataaaaatgaattttggagaagtgatttttgatttacctccaacagtgaagcataatgtacgaaagattgagaaaattcgtgttagaattattaatcttactttttcggtcatatttaataaaatatatatatatatatatatatatatatatatatatatatatatatatatatatatatatatatatatatatatatatatatatatatatatatatatatatatatatatatatatatatatatatatatatatatacagcatgtgttgctcttatgtcaaaCAGATAgtgttgtttttcaaaaaaaaacatttttttcctgtcacaggtgaagtacgtataaagtaggtatataaaatgacacgcctattcaaatgcaaccttgtgtcaaaatttcaaagcaatcggtagagtggtttcaaagatttctctcacatagaaaacacatgaaaaacacagttttgaaaaaagcatgctttttcccgtcacagatgtgacatctatatagtatgtatataaaaacctgctcggatatgaatggaacgttgtgtgaaaatttcaaagcaatcggtgaagaactttcggagattagcgattttgaacaaacgaacattttcatttttatttatatatactagcagtacccggccacgcgttgctgagccacagcaaccttccctgtcccccagtcctccccaccattcacccctcacccgtcacctcggcctcccaaccattccccactctaccatcccctcttccttcccaccatgaaccactcccctgtccctctgTCCGCCCCACCATTTTCCATTTCCCTCATCCatcatatttcagtgatgggaacatcaagtgaactgatgttcccatcactgaaatataagacaaACAGTTCAAAAAtgtaatgaaaatatgaaaaagtaaaaaataaataactatacttatgaaatgaatggtatggtaaacaacacagcttaattccaatgaaattcacacaaaataatttaaatcaaaatgaaaatgaatcaaaatctatgaaaattaaatttatcaatgcaatcagaacattgaaatgtaattgtaatatatttagtatagcatgtgtgttgcttttacatgcaacagatggcgctgtttttcaagaaaagcatagctttacctgtcacaggtgtggcatctatacttatacttacgaaatgaacggtatggtaaacaacacagctcaattccaacacaatatcactcaaaataatttaaaaaaaatcgaaatcaatgaaaataaaatttatcaatgcagttggaaacattgaaatggaattcatgacatatttagtatagcgtgcatgttgatactatgtgcaacagatggcgctgtttttaaaaaacgcatatttttacctgtcacaggtgtggcatctatatagtaggtatataaaaaaacgcacctattcgaatggaacattgtgtcagaatttcaaagcaatcggtgaagaagtttgggagattacagcgtgtgttgctcttacatccaacagatggcgatgtttttcaaaaaaagcatgttttctccggtcacaggtaaggcatggatGTAAGAGGTACatagaaacacgcgcctattcaaatgcaacgtcgtgctaaaatttcaaagcaatcggtaaagatgttatgaagatttccctcacatgaaaatcacatgaaaactcagtttttcaaaaaaggcatgttttttccgtcacagacatgacatcaatataatttgtatataaaaagctgctcggatgcgaatggaacattgtgtaaaaatttcaaagcaatcggtgaagatctttctgagattagcgattttgaacaaacgaacatttccaattttatttatatagatatattatataCAAGCTGTACCCGGTCATGCATTGCTGTTGCTCAGCCACGCATGGGCTTTGCTGAGCAATAGCAACCCTCccactgtctcccagtcctctccaTGCGTCATCCCCTCTTTAGTTCCCTCGTCCTTCCAACcatttccccactccctcgtccgatgcattcctaaatgatctgatgttcccagaaaaaaaattgggaacatcaaatgacctAATGTTCCCAACactgaaatgtaagaaaaacaaataaaaaacgaaaagaacaacaattaaaaaaacgaaatgaaaaacaattaaaaaacgaaacgaaaaaaaataaaaaaacgaaatgaaaaacattgaaaaaatcaaaaaataaactatactcacgaaatgaatgatattgtaaacaacaaagctcaattccaatgcaatttcacacaaaataattaaaacaaaatgaaaaaaactcgaaatatataaaaattcaatttatcaatgaaatcagaaacattgaaatggaatcctaATCTATTTAGTATTGCATaagttgctcctacatgcaacagatggcgctgttttaaaaaaaaatcatgttttctcctgtcacaggtgtggcgttTATACTTATACTATCGAAattaatggtatggtaaacaatataGCTgagttccaacgcaatgtcacataaagtaattaaatcaaaatgaaaataaattaaaatgtatgaaatttaatttgtcaatacAATCAAAAACATTgagatggaatcgtaacatatttagtatagcttgtGTGGCTCTTATTTGCAACAGATGGTGGTGTTTCTTAAAAGAaaacatgtttttatctgtcacaggtgtggcatctatacttatacttccgaaatgaacggtatggtaaacaacacagctcaattccaacacaatgtcacacaaaataattcaataaaaatttaaattaatcgaaatctatgaaaattaaatttatcaatgcaatcggaaacattgaaattttataacatatatagtatagtgggtgtgttgctattacatggaacagatggcgctgttttaaataaaaacatgtttttacctgtcagaggtgtGGCATCTTTATAACAGAtaattcgaatggaatgttgtgtaagaatttcaaagcaatcggtgaagaactttcggagattacagcgtgtgttgttctTAAGTCCAactgatggcactgtttttcttttttttaaaaagcatgttttatcctgtcacaggtgaggcatgtatataatagatatataaaaacacgcacctattcgaatgcaacatcgtgtcaaaatttcaaagtaatcggtaaagaggttttgaagagttctctcacatgaaaaacagtttttcaaaaaagcacgcTTTTTCCCGTCAACgacgtaacatctatatagtatgtataaaaaaaaaccgctcggatgcgaatggaatattgtgtgaaaattttaaaggaatcggtgaagaactttcggagattagcgattttgaacaaacgaacatttccatttttatttatataaatatatcatatataaTGTTCCTTGTGTAACATTAGCACTGTTATATGTAGCAGTGCTATATGCGTGGCAGTATTATATGTAACAATTGTATATGTGATAGTGCTATATATGAAAGTGTGATATGTGTCACTGTCACAAATAGCACTGTTATATGTAACATTGCTATGTGGCAGCATTATATGTGACACTTATATGTGATAGTGCTGTATTTGGCAGTGTTAATATATAATTTTCAAATTATAAGCAATTCCAAACACTTTACCCTTTCCCTTCCTACCCGTCATATATTTTTCTTTTCTTATTTCTCGTTCATCCCCTTTCACTTTCCCATCTCCATTTTACATCGTAAAATAGGGCCCGCCCGTTGTCCTCAGTCGGCGAGGGGCAGTTCCTCAATTACCTGCAGGAAATTGCTTAGTTTCACCCCCTATTGATGGGTATTTTCCATCTTTCTATTTTTTTCCCATGAATATTTAACTGATGGGTTCAGAGATTCTTATGCATGAAGATCTAATAGAGGTTGAGTAATCAGGGACCGCTGTTTGTTCTTCATGAATATGAATCTGATTTCCTGTTACTCATACGAATTGTTTGCAATTTCACTAAGTTTGCTTAATCGCCATAATATATTCGCGCTCAGAGCCACGGTAAACTTGTTCACAGGTATATCCCACATAACTTGTTTATTACGTGCTTAATATTTATATCTCCTTGACTCGGTCTATATCAGCTTATGCTTAGAGAGCTTGAGTTAACTGACCTTGTTTAGCTTGGTGCTTGAGAAGATGCGATGTTTACAGTTCATCTCTGTTGTTTAGAGGTATTGGGTAAGGTAGAAGTAATGGGTAAGGTAGAAGTATTGGGTAAGGTAGAAGTAATGGGTAAGGTAGAAGTAATGGGTAAGGTAGAAGTAATGGGTAAGGTAGAAGTAATGGGTAAGGTAGAAGTAATGGGTAAGGTAGAAGTAATGGGTAAGGAAGAAGTAATGAGTAAGGAAGAAGTATTGGGTAAGGTAGAAGTAATGGGTAAGGAAGAAGTAATGAGTAAGGAAGAAGTAATGGGTAAGGTAGAAGTAATGGGTAAGGAAGAAGTAATGAGTAAGGAAGAAGTAATGGGTAAGGTAGAAGTAATGGGTAAGGAAGAAGTAATGAGTAAGGAAGAAGTAATGGGTAAGGTAGAAGTAATGGGTAAGGAAGAAGTAATGAGTAAGGAAGAAGTAATGGGTAAGGAAGAAGTAATGGGAAAGGTAGAAGTAATGTGTAAAGAAGAAGTAATGGGAAAGGTAGAAGTAATGGGTAAGGAAGAAGTAATGAGTAAGGAAGAAGTAATGGGTAAGGTAGAAGTAATGAGTAAGGAAGAAGTAATGGGTAAGGAAGAAGTAATGGGAAAGGTAGAAGTAATGTGTAAAGAAGAAGTAATGGGAAAGGTAGAAGTAATGGGTAAGGCAGAAGTGATGGGTAACGAAGAAGTAATAGGAAAGGTAGAAGTAATAGGTAGGGTAAAAGTAATTAGAAAGACAGAAGTAATGGGTAAGGAAGAAGTAACGGGTAAGGAAGAAGTAATGGGTAAGGTCAAAGTAATGGGTAAGGAAGAAGTAATGGGTAAGGAAGAAGTAATGGGAAACGAAGAAGTAATGGGTAAGGAAGAAGTAATAGGTAAGGAACAAGTAATAGGTAAGGAAGGAGTAATGGGTAAGGTCAAAGTAATGGGTAAGGAATAAGTAATGGGTAAGGAAGAAGTAATGGGTAAGGAAGTAGTAATGGGTAAGGAAGGAGTAATGGGTAAGGAAGAAGTAATGGGTAAGGTAGAAGTAATGGTAACAGTAGAAGTAATGGGAACAGTAGAAGTAATGGGTAAGGTAGAAATAATGGGTAAAGCAGAAGTAATGCGGAAGGTAGATGTAATGAGTAAGGAAGAAGTAAAGGGTAACGTAGAAATAATGGGTAAAGTAGAAGTAAAGGGTAAGGAAGATGTAACAGGTAAATTAGAATTAATGGGTAAGGAAGAAGTAATTGGTAAAGTAGAAGTAATGAGTTAGATAGAAGTAATAGGTAAGGTAAAAGTAATGGGTACAGTAGAAGTAATGGGTAAGGTAGAAATAATGGGTAAGGAAGAAGTAATGGGTAAAGTAGAAGTAATGGGTAAAGTAGAAAAATGGGTAAGGTAGAAGTAATGGGTAAGGTAGATGTAATGAGTAAGGATTAATTAATGGGTAAGGAATACGAAATGGGTAAAGTATAATAATGGGTAAAGTAGAAGTAATGGGTAGGGTAGAAGTAATAGGTAAGGACTAAGTAatgagaaaagttgaataataggtAGGGTAGAAGTAATGGGTAGGGTAGAAGTAATAGGTAAGGAATAAGTAatgagaaaagttgaataataggtagggtagaagtaatgggtaaggaataagtaatgagaaaagttgaataataggtagggtagaagtaatgggtaaggaataagtaatgagaaaagttgaataataggtagggtagaagtaatgggtaagattgtcataatgggtcATAACATTATTGGTCTTCATTACTGATAAAGTAAAGCACCGAGAAACATATCTTATTAATAGTATCTGAAGGAAGTCTTAACTATCCCGAGCAGCAGAGTATATAATATTCCCGAGCAGCAGAGTATATAATATTCCCGAGCAGCAGAGTATATAATATTCCCGAGCAGCAGAGTATATAATATTCCCGAGCAGCAGAGTATATAATATTCCCGAGCAGCAGAGTATATAATATTCCCGAGCAGCAGAGTATATAATATTCCCGAGCAGCAGAGTATATAATATTCCCGAGCAGCAGAGTATATAATATTCCCGAGCAGCAGAGTATATAATATTCCCGAGCAGCAGAGTATATAATATTCCCGAGCAGCAGAGTATATAATATTCCCGAGCAGCAGAGTATATAATATTCCCGAGCAGCAGAGTATATAATATTCCAGTTGTTATAATATCCAAGATTAACATTGTCTCAATGTTGAATTAACGTTACTATATGGTAGTCACTGAGGATAAGCGACGCTCTCCATTAACATCTGTGATAAAGTGAAACAAACTACTGGCGTCAAATTCAGAGAAATGTATTATTAAGGAGCTTCAGCAGCCATAAATTCCCCGACATTTTCCGGACTGTCTTCTCTTGTCTCATTATCTTTCGCTTTAGTGCTGGAGGCGTCATTTCCCGCTGTCTCCTGAGAGTTGCAGAACGGAGAGGAACATACAGAGGTGGAGACAGATCATTCGCACCTTCAGCATCCCAGATCTCGGTCTGTTGCGGACAGTCAATGTGATTTGAGTTCTTACCTCTCTCTGTATTTCCACCCCAGCACACGTTAATAATTAGGATACTCCAGTCATTATACAGGATTATCATATTATTATAGAATTACTGGATGGGgtatccggcggtgcccgggtcgcaCACTCTTACAGGTGTCCTACGACATACGCCTCTCGCATCTTCTCCGatacacaccctccctctctaTCCACCAAACACGTTTACTgtctcccacaacacacaccctccccaggtGTATCGCTATACACACTACCTGCCTCCTCTAAGCACATCTCATATACCCCTTCGAATAACCTCCCCAtctaccccccacacacaacctcCCCTTATCTGTCCACAAACACCCTCCCAGCCTTCACCcatttatattcacctagtttccTCCCTCCAAGTAAACACTGAAACACACTTTCCCCATTTTACCCTATAACTGCAGCATTTTCTCAACCCACTGTCTTCAGTACTGTGAACATCTTTACACCATACCATCTTCacttacacacaccctccccatactCCCCCCTATCACAGTAATAATTTAAGCAATGGTGCTGTCTTAAGAcaaacataataacataggataacaAAAACCACACTTaaggttttttttatgtaaatatttgaACCACACTTGGTGTTTCGCACTCTCGTGCGTGCATTATCCAGGTCTGAGAATACAgtgaggacgagacttacatctcgtcCTAACCCGATAGTCGGACCTGGATAATATACTCAGGACTTGGTGCAGTTCAAATCtatacgtaaattacacaaatacaCTCCATTAGAGTTTTTTGTTTATCCAACTGTACCAATTTCCACTACACACTATCTGCATCACTGTAATCAAAAGGCTGTGACCAGAACACAAAACTCTCATCTGATCACTCGTTTAGCAAGTCATTATCTGAATACACTAACAATAATACAAACGTAAATCTCTAAGGACTTTCCTTTACAGAGTTCATATCCTCCCTctatgtgaatgtttatttatttatttatttatttatacaagagttgttacataatTGTACAGCCAATAGCACTCATAGGGTTTTGGAAAAGTCATTAATCCAAATTTTTCCCTAGTATACTGCCCTCCAAatctttaacaaccaggtacccattcactgctgggtgaacagaagatACAGTTAAGGTttggtgcccagtaaatcctccccggccaggatacgaacccaggccaaagttcGCGAAGAGTCAGGCGAGTGTTACCACTTCAGCACTGGGACTGCTCTCTCAAAAGGCCATGCAGACCCACATCGTGGAAAAGGGTGCAATGACCGATTCCAGTTGAAAGGCTGTCCCAGACTTGTATAAGGCCCTCCAAACATTAGCAACATGCATGCAACGTTGCAGGAAGCGGACCCAAAAAGTCAGCATGGCTTATAACCTTGGACAGACTTTGTCTTTAATAGATAGATGGGGTACCATGAGGTACCAGTTTATTGATCtatctgtatgtctctctctctctctctcttcctccttcccgttCTCCAAGTCTCCCTCCCTACCATTCTTTCTCCCATTCTCCTTCATTCCCCAACAATCTCCCATTCTCCCTTTCCATTTTACCTCCCTCCATTTCTCTCTACATCACATTTACTGTCCCTACAATGTTCCCCATTTCCTGCTCTGTCCCTCCCTACCAATCTCCCTCCTCTACCATTCTCCCTTCCAATTTTCCTCCTTCACATTATCTCCTCTTTTCATTCATCCGTTTTCTTCCTTCCAGTCTCACTCCCTCCCATCCTACACCCCTCCCGTTCTCTTTATCTTCCTTCCTTCTGATTCCCTCCATCCCATTCTCTCTCCTTCCAAGCCTTTTCTATTTCTTCTTCCCTCACATTTTCTTTTCCTTTTTAccacccattctctctctctctctctctctctctctctctctctctctctctctctctctctctctctctctctctctctctctctctctctctctctctctctctctttccctctctctctctctccctctctctcactctctctctctctctctctctctctctctctctctctctctctctctctctctctctctctctctctctctctctctctctctctctctctctctctctctctctctctctctctctctctctctctctctcactctctctctctctctctctctctctctctctctctctctctctctctctctctctctctctctctctctctctctctctctctctctctctctctctctctctctctctctctctctctcactcactctgtctgtctgtctgtctgtctgtctctctctcttcccccccctttGAGCAAAATTGTATCGAGTAATCTTGAGTCAACGATATCAACTTAGAATCAACATTTCCTTCATTGCTTCAATATCGATAACAGGATACTGTCTGAAtattctttttttattattattatcacattAGGTACAACTGCATTTATGCAGCTAccgtagactatatgaagtgaagtacagtgtgtcaaaatccTAGCTACGTGGAGCTAAAAAATCCTCATCACACAGGATGATTAGTcatagagttttttttttttattattaacacattaggtacatctgcattagtgcagctaccctagactatatgaagtggagtacagtgtcaaaaaagctaactaggtgatgctaaaaaatccccatcacacaggatggttagtcatacagaggcatgtgataagcggtctgcactggcagactccggatgcattttgaggatatcaacaacacaagat includes:
- the LOC138368059 gene encoding serine-aspartate repeat-containing protein I-like, coding for MGKVEVLGKVEVMGKVEVMGKVEVMGKVEVMGKVEVMGKVEVMGKEEVMSKEEVLGKVEVMGKEEVMSKEEVMGKVEVMGKEEVMSKEEVMGKVEVMGKEEVMSKEEVMGKVEVMGKEEVMSKEEVMGKEEVMGKVEVMCKEEVMGKVEVMGKEEVMSKEEVMGKVEVMSKEEVMGKEEVMGKVEVMCKEEVMGKVEVMGKAEVMGNEEVIGKVEVIGRVKVIRKTEVMGKEEVTGKEEVMGKVKVMGKEEVMGKEEVMGNEEVMGKEEVIGKEQVIGKEGVMGKVKVMGKE